A window of Exiguobacterium sp. FSL W8-0210 contains these coding sequences:
- a CDS encoding LLM class flavin-dependent oxidoreductase — protein sequence MRLGILDQVPLHEDDTVEATMEATERLVLEAERLGYERYWFAEHHNTNGLLSASPELFIARMGAQTSKIKLGSGGVLLPQYHPLKVAESFATLDAFYPGRIELGIGNSPGGSERTRLALTDGEENRAAEFSRLVQETAGFLTDSLSNRHPYRIVKTTPRDRKPSPISILGLSPRSARIAAEQDRGLVFGHFINPDRWEETLSTYREAGGKNVIVCVFVICAPTQEEAERLARTQDAWIQGVRLGNSIVPSFASTEAKIWNDVQAERIRKDRRRAIVGTPDIVAQELEALATRYQTDQFLLINNAFDQEKRLQSYQLIAERLL from the coding sequence CGACGATGGAAGCGACGGAACGACTCGTCTTAGAAGCCGAGCGACTCGGTTACGAACGGTACTGGTTCGCAGAACACCATAATACGAACGGTTTGCTCAGTGCATCACCGGAGTTGTTCATTGCCCGAATGGGTGCGCAGACTTCAAAAATCAAACTTGGTTCAGGTGGAGTGTTGTTACCGCAATATCATCCGCTGAAAGTCGCCGAGAGCTTTGCGACGCTCGATGCCTTTTATCCAGGGCGGATCGAACTCGGGATCGGTAATTCGCCGGGCGGGAGCGAACGGACACGACTTGCTTTGACGGATGGAGAAGAAAACCGGGCAGCTGAGTTTAGTCGACTCGTTCAGGAAACGGCTGGATTCTTGACAGACAGTCTATCGAATCGACACCCGTACCGGATCGTCAAGACGACACCACGTGACCGGAAACCGTCGCCGATCTCGATCTTGGGTCTGTCGCCACGTAGCGCGCGGATTGCAGCCGAACAAGATCGTGGTCTCGTGTTTGGTCACTTCATCAATCCGGATCGTTGGGAAGAGACGCTCTCGACATATCGCGAGGCAGGCGGGAAGAACGTCATCGTCTGCGTTTTCGTCATCTGTGCCCCGACGCAAGAAGAAGCAGAACGTCTCGCTCGAACTCAAGATGCCTGGATTCAAGGCGTTCGACTCGGCAATTCAATCGTTCCGTCGTTTGCCTCGACTGAAGCAAAAATCTGGAATGACGTTCAAGCGGAACGGATCCGTAAAGATCGACGGCGAGCGATTGTCGGTACACCGGACATTGTTGCGCAGGAGCTTGAAGCATTAGCAACGCGTTATCAAACAGATCAGTTTTTACTCATCAACAATGCCTTTGATCAAGAAAAGCGATTGCAGTCGTACCAGCTCATCGCGGAGCGACTTCTTTAA
- a CDS encoding DUF2273 domain-containing protein: protein MKTREALYPYRFRLIGGLAGLILAILFLTIGFGPTILIVAFAAIGFLIGKWRDGALDIEGWIQFFQRD, encoded by the coding sequence ATGAAGACAAGAGAAGCACTCTATCCGTATCGGTTCCGACTGATCGGGGGACTTGCCGGTCTAATCCTCGCCATCTTATTCCTGACGATTGGCTTTGGTCCGACAATCCTTATCGTTGCCTTCGCAGCAATTGGATTTTTAATTGGAAAATGGCGCGATGGTGCACTCGACATTGAAGGGTGGATTCAGTTCTTTCAACGGGACTGA
- a CDS encoding methyl-accepting chemotaxis protein, with protein MHEQVTQVTDTQVIRAIEQNLAIIRFDDRRKVAYVNELFARTMGYEVEELIGKYHRDLCFPAFVNSPDYELFWRKLMQGITYQDKIERRAADGQQKWLEATYMPIYSDDGRRVVGVSKIASDITIRQQDVLRMAAELNETSAFLTVKSESGRQDGLNVLATVQQIESESVENLSSLVALRKDANSITDIVKTIREIAAQTNLLALNAAIEAARAGEHGRGFDVVATEVRNLSNKVSHSIGEIKENIEGIVERIKEVSHSIERISSKVKDSTGQLEHTVSEFDQLADSAKQLEHQAKQFVDVL; from the coding sequence ATGCATGAGCAAGTAACACAGGTCACCGACACACAAGTCATCCGGGCAATCGAACAAAATCTAGCCATCATTCGTTTTGATGATCGACGCAAAGTCGCATACGTAAATGAGTTGTTTGCCCGGACGATGGGGTACGAAGTGGAAGAGTTAATCGGTAAATACCATCGTGATCTCTGTTTTCCGGCTTTCGTTAATAGTCCAGATTACGAGTTGTTTTGGCGAAAATTGATGCAAGGCATCACGTATCAGGATAAGATTGAACGCCGGGCTGCTGACGGACAACAGAAGTGGCTCGAAGCGACATATATGCCGATTTACTCGGATGACGGACGTCGGGTCGTCGGGGTCTCGAAAATTGCATCGGACATCACGATTCGCCAGCAGGACGTTTTACGAATGGCGGCCGAACTCAACGAGACATCAGCCTTCTTGACGGTCAAATCGGAAAGTGGTCGACAAGACGGTTTGAACGTTCTTGCGACTGTCCAACAAATCGAGTCGGAATCCGTCGAGAACTTATCGAGTCTTGTCGCCTTGCGTAAAGATGCAAACTCGATCACTGACATCGTCAAGACGATCCGTGAAATTGCGGCGCAGACGAATCTACTCGCCTTGAATGCGGCCATTGAGGCAGCACGTGCTGGAGAACATGGACGCGGATTCGATGTCGTCGCGACCGAAGTCCGAAACCTGTCGAATAAAGTCTCGCATTCGATCGGAGAAATCAAGGAGAATATCGAAGGGATCGTTGAGCGGATCAAGGAGGTCTCGCACAGTATCGAACGAATTTCAAGCAAGGTAAAGGACAGTACCGGTCAGCTTGAACATACGGTGAGTGAGTTCGATCAGTTGGCTGATTCTGCGAAACAACTGGAGCACCAGGCAAAACAATTCGTCGATGTCTTATGA
- a CDS encoding MATE family efflux transporter translates to MVSTQPNHKTFWLLAYPLILSSIATPLLGVTDTVVIGQSGDPRAIGGIAVGAVFFNTIYWLFGFLKVSTTGFSAQASGANDVHALRTSLYRPLFLAACIGLLILLFRQPLEQIGLYLLAPPVDLLDAVKTYISYRMIGAPFVLMGYALLGWLIGTGQVKHALFVQLFSTGVNVVLDIGFVYGLDAGVAGIAVATVIAEISIVVCALYLIRGHLAMTRDEWRALTAWQAYHQFFQVNRDLFIRTIFLLLVTGWFTRAGGQFGPDVLAANAILLQIQYLISYWFGGLGHASTVLVGRARGNQDQAGYRTSVRLARTFGFYSVVFWSLVLLFLETPLLQLFTSEEAILNAARDYYFWIIILPLLAGWAMIYEGIFAGRVEATPVRNSMIQAGIGFAVVLLLTPTFENQGVWAAFLTFFLIRSLSLILVEAKQ, encoded by the coding sequence ATGGTGAGTACTCAACCGAACCACAAAACGTTTTGGTTACTTGCCTATCCGCTCATTCTCTCAAGTATTGCGACACCGTTGCTTGGTGTGACCGATACCGTCGTCATCGGTCAATCGGGTGATCCGCGCGCGATCGGTGGCATTGCTGTTGGTGCCGTATTCTTCAATACAATCTACTGGTTGTTCGGCTTTTTAAAAGTCAGTACGACAGGATTCAGTGCTCAGGCAAGCGGCGCGAATGACGTGCACGCCTTACGGACGTCCCTCTACCGACCGTTGTTTCTAGCAGCTTGTATCGGTCTGCTTATCCTGTTGTTCCGACAGCCGCTCGAGCAAATCGGACTGTACTTACTTGCACCACCCGTTGACTTGCTTGATGCGGTCAAAACGTATATCTCATACCGGATGATCGGCGCACCATTCGTCTTGATGGGGTATGCGTTACTCGGCTGGTTGATTGGTACCGGTCAGGTCAAGCACGCCTTGTTCGTCCAATTGTTCAGTACAGGAGTCAATGTCGTTCTCGATATCGGATTCGTCTACGGATTGGATGCCGGTGTTGCTGGAATTGCGGTTGCGACCGTCATCGCGGAGATCAGCATCGTCGTCTGTGCTCTGTACCTAATCCGTGGTCATTTGGCGATGACGCGTGATGAATGGCGTGCCTTGACGGCATGGCAGGCGTACCATCAATTCTTTCAAGTCAATCGTGACTTGTTCATTCGCACGATTTTCCTTCTACTCGTCACCGGCTGGTTCACACGTGCTGGTGGACAATTCGGACCGGATGTCCTCGCGGCCAACGCGATTCTACTACAAATCCAGTATTTGATTTCGTACTGGTTCGGTGGACTCGGTCATGCGTCAACCGTTCTCGTCGGTCGGGCGAGAGGGAATCAAGATCAGGCAGGATACCGGACGAGTGTCCGTTTGGCACGGACGTTCGGATTCTACTCGGTCGTCTTCTGGTCACTAGTGCTCCTCTTCCTTGAGACACCGCTCCTTCAATTGTTCACTTCAGAAGAGGCGATCTTAAACGCAGCGCGCGATTATTACTTCTGGATCATCATCCTACCGCTTCTCGCCGGTTGGGCGATGATTTATGAAGGCATCTTTGCCGGGCGGGTTGAAGCAACACCCGTCCGGAATTCGATGATTCAAGCAGGAATTGGTTTTGCGGTCGTCCTCCTGTTGACACCGACTTTTGAAAATCAGGGTGTCTGGGCAGCTTTTTTGACGTTCTTTTTAATCCGCTCCTTATCGTTGATCCTCGTAGAAGCGAAACAATGA
- a CDS encoding Asp23/Gls24 family envelope stress response protein, with amino-acid sequence MANEVNPTTENEVVRENKLTFEDQVIKKIAGIASNEVTGILSMSGGFMSGLTDRLRSTEDITKGIGAEVGERQVALDLKVIVEYGKNIPSIFQETVAKIKKSISDMTGLEVVEVNMHVEDVMTRAEFEAKNKSNNEQEEKSRELQ; translated from the coding sequence ATGGCAAACGAAGTAAACCCAACAACTGAAAACGAAGTGGTACGCGAGAATAAATTGACATTCGAAGATCAAGTCATCAAAAAAATTGCTGGGATCGCGTCGAACGAAGTGACAGGCATCTTGTCAATGAGTGGTGGATTCATGAGTGGACTGACGGATCGTCTCCGGAGCACGGAAGACATCACAAAAGGAATTGGTGCCGAAGTGGGAGAACGTCAAGTTGCACTCGATTTGAAAGTCATCGTCGAATACGGCAAAAATATTCCGTCAATTTTCCAAGAGACAGTCGCTAAAATCAAAAAATCAATCAGTGACATGACAGGCCTTGAAGTCGTTGAAGTCAATATGCATGTCGAGGACGTCATGACACGTGCCGAGTTCGAAGCTAAAAATAAATCGAACAACGAACAAGAAGAAAAAAGCCGCGAACTGCAATAA
- the amaP gene encoding alkaline shock response membrane anchor protein AmaP, translated as MNGFNRFLLVIIGILGLISVGLLVLGVYDVPRLSSLIEQWQDQQWYSYTVLSIGGFLAFVFVILLFTGLFSRSKGQRLLIQTGDGTITISKETIERTALESIRGIGGVRTPRVHADIHSKKETVALKVDCSVFGQDGLPTIAKEIQERAKQAVESLLELPVTSTKVTISDTKTKTSERVV; from the coding sequence ATGAATGGGTTCAATCGATTCTTACTCGTCATCATAGGCATACTCGGACTAATCAGTGTCGGGCTGCTTGTGCTCGGTGTGTATGATGTTCCACGGCTTAGTTCGCTAATCGAGCAGTGGCAGGATCAGCAATGGTATAGCTATACCGTTCTATCCATTGGAGGATTTTTAGCATTCGTATTCGTCATTCTATTATTCACAGGATTATTTAGCCGCTCGAAAGGTCAACGACTGTTGATTCAAACGGGTGACGGAACGATTACGATTTCGAAGGAGACGATCGAACGGACGGCTTTAGAGTCGATTCGTGGAATCGGTGGTGTACGGACACCGCGTGTCCATGCCGATATCCATTCGAAAAAAGAAACGGTCGCTTTAAAAGTCGACTGCTCGGTCTTTGGACAAGATGGGTTACCGACGATTGCGAAGGAAATTCAAGAACGAGCTAAACAAGCTGTCGAATCCTTACTTGAGTTGCCAGTAACGAGTACGAAAGTCACGATCAGTGACACGAAAACGAAAACATCGGAACGTGTCGTCTAA